From Hermetia illucens chromosome 6, iHerIll2.2.curated.20191125, whole genome shotgun sequence, one genomic window encodes:
- the LOC119658572 gene encoding ras-like protein family member 10B, with product MVLDVPPQRRFPADNFAEWNNGHPLGLRTVHAYVLVFDMGNLETFQYCRTIRDQILDSFSHRDFSIIVVGNKFDTVTETSANSQELKDISTLVRKHWRCGYVECSAKYNYKVGDVFRELMGCTAPGCLASAEFSPSVRNKGRCNIL from the exons AGACGTTTTCCCGCCGACAATTTTGCTGAGTGGAATAACGGCCATCCTCTGGGGCTGCGAACAGTTCATGCTTACGTGCTGGTTTTTGACATGGGGAACTTGGAAACCTTCCAG TACTGCCGTACAATAAGAGATCAAATTTTGGATAGTTTTAGTCATCGTGATTTTAGTATAATTGTTGTTGGTAATAAATTCGATACGGTCACCGAAACAAGTGCTAATTCTCAG GAGCTTAAGGATATTTCAACGCTCGTCCGCAAGCATTGGAGATGTGGCTATGTGGAATGTTCTGCTAA GTATAACTACAAAGTTGGTGACGTATTTCGTGAACTAATGGGCTGTACCGCACCTGGTTGCCTTGCTAGCGCTGAGTTTTCTCCATCAGTTAGAAACAAAGGTCGATGCAATATTCTCTAG